In Magnetospirillum sp. XM-1, a single window of DNA contains:
- a CDS encoding ATP-binding protein — translation MPHRDTSRAVVQSVTRVRRMFTLGLVTVGFLWLFVIPAFDVWERYSRARVEAEIRLGLVADQLSSFIAANLDIWEFESVRLPSVVAGVLRGGTNPPSRLAFIDLGGTINEFPVRGEVGRFNLHLEDTVTDGKLPVGRVVMEVPLDEALRPALLSGGLGLASMALLLLLARMIGRKALDRSLAVIEETTGSLSRRVDELEEARTQLAAHSAHLKMATQDITHVALLTTHHLREPLRTILSYSQLLVRWHQTGAEGDEGIGYVDFLKSGVTRMQAQLKALSSYLGLRERALVPAAVSLEDALKVAGQRLDNAVRLEWRQLPEVTADAEMIADLFTELLAHAVRHRRPEAPPAVSVRARPLDREWEIRFDDNGRPMAERDPERMFHLLVHAEGGTMHSGLAAARLMAFLLGGALWAEEGEDGRGAVLCVSLPAQTLGRRQEAGARAEMLSAG, via the coding sequence ATGCCCCACCGCGACACCAGCCGGGCCGTCGTCCAATCCGTCACCCGGGTGCGGCGGATGTTCACGTTGGGTCTGGTGACGGTGGGGTTCCTGTGGCTGTTCGTCATTCCCGCCTTCGATGTCTGGGAACGCTATAGCCGGGCCCGGGTCGAGGCGGAAATCCGTCTCGGCCTGGTGGCCGACCAGCTTTCCTCGTTCATCGCCGCCAATCTGGACATCTGGGAATTCGAAAGCGTCCGTCTGCCCTCGGTGGTGGCGGGCGTGCTGCGCGGCGGCACCAATCCGCCGTCGCGGCTGGCCTTCATCGACCTGGGCGGCACCATCAACGAATTTCCGGTCCGCGGCGAGGTGGGGCGCTTCAACCTCCATCTCGAGGATACCGTCACCGATGGCAAGCTGCCGGTGGGCCGCGTGGTGATGGAAGTGCCGCTGGACGAGGCGCTGCGGCCCGCCCTTCTGTCGGGCGGGCTGGGCCTTGCCTCCATGGCCCTGCTGCTGCTCCTGGCCCGGATGATCGGACGCAAGGCCCTGGACCGCTCGCTGGCGGTGATCGAGGAAACCACCGGCAGCCTGTCGCGGCGGGTGGACGAACTGGAAGAGGCCAGGACCCAGCTGGCCGCCCATTCGGCCCACTTGAAGATGGCCACCCAGGACATCACCCATGTGGCATTGCTGACCACCCACCACCTGCGCGAGCCGCTCAGGACCATCCTGTCCTACTCCCAATTGCTGGTGCGCTGGCACCAGACCGGCGCGGAAGGGGACGAGGGCATCGGCTACGTGGATTTTCTCAAGTCCGGCGTCACCCGCATGCAGGCGCAGTTGAAGGCGCTGTCCAGCTATCTCGGCCTGCGGGAGCGCGCCCTGGTTCCGGCCGCCGTTTCCCTGGAGGACGCACTCAAGGTCGCCGGACAAAGGCTCGACAACGCGGTCAGGCTGGAGTGGCGCCAGTTGCCCGAGGTGACGGCCGACGCCGAGATGATCGCCGACCTGTTCACCGAATTGCTGGCCCATGCCGTCCGCCATCGCCGCCCGGAGGCGCCGCCGGCCGTGTCCGTCAGGGCGCGCCCCCTGGACAGGGAGTGGGAAATCCGCTTCGACGACAACGGCCGCCCCATGGCCGAGCGCGACCCCGAACGCATGTTCCACCTGCTGGTCCACGCCGAGGGCGGCACCATGCATTCCGGTCTGGCGGCCGCCCGCCTGATGGCCTTCCTGCTGGGCGGGGCGCTGTGGGCCGAAGAGGGCGAGGATGGCCGGGGCGCCGTGCTGTGCGTCAGCCTGCCCGCCCAAACCCTCGGCCGGCGTCAGGAGGCCGGCGCCAGAGCCGAGATGCTTTCCGCCGGATAA